CTGCTGACGGGCTTCTTCGCCACGCTGTGGCTCGCATCCGCCATGCTGTTCCGGCGAGCGGCGCGAGAGCAGACGCCGACAAACGCAGCGGTCTAGCCCACCCATGACGTCCGCTCTCCACCCAGAGTGGTGCCAGACACTGCCCCAGTCGACTGGACATGTCGGGCCGGTGCCGAAGGCGGGGCGTCGACCGCGTTACTGCGCGACGATGTCGAGCATCGTCTCCTTGTTGCCCTGGATGATTTTTCTGGCGAGCGGGCCCGTCAGACGATTGTTCATGAGGCGCATGGTCGCCCCGCGAAGGAATCGCTGAGCCTCGTTGGACGGAGTGAAGAACTGTCTCATCTTCATCCCGTGGAGCTGCATGTTCGAGATGAACGGGCGCAGCTTCGCCTCCCACTGGGACAATGCGAGCTCCACGTCGTCTGGATATTTCTCCAGCATGTTGCCCAGAAGCTCACCCCCGGCCATCCCGGACGAGGCGCCCATGCCCGAGTACAGGGTCAAGCACCACGCGGAATCGCCCACCAGCACGACCCGCCCCTTGTGCCAGCTCTTCATGTGCACCTGATTGGTCGAGTCGAACAGATACTCGTCCGCGGCCTCGAACTCGTCGAGCAGATAACCCAGCACGGGCCCCGTCTTTTCCGGTCCATACGCCTCGCGCAGTGACTCGATGGGGGGGCGGCGGAACTGCGCGGCCACGTCCTCGACGCGGTAGGAGAAGAGCACGGTGGGGTTGTGATTCGCGAAGGGAAACACCCACGCCGACCGTCCCGCCTCGGCCAGGACCAGTCCTTCGTGCGTGGCGTAGCCCGGCACGGGGTTGCGCAGGACGCAGGCACCAATCATGTAGTTGAGCGGGTAGAAGAAGTCCTCATGCGGACCAAAGACGAGCTGACGGACGGTCGAGCGCATGCCGTCAGCGCCCACCACGAGGTCGAAGCGTTCGGTCGTGGTCGTGCCGCTCTTCGTGTGAGCCAGTGTGACGTCGACCCCGCGCCCGTCCTGCTCGAACCGGGTGGGGACCGTCGAGAAGCGGAGCTCCACTTCCTCGGGCAACGCGGAGAACAAGGAGTTCTCCATGTCGCCGCGCAGCAACGGGCGAGGCTCGCCGGGCACGTCCACGAAGGACATGCCCTTGTACCGATGATTGGCCCGGTCGACCTCGTAGGACTGCATCCGCGGGGACCTTCGATCGACCAGGGTCTTCATCGCGCCGAGCCGCTCGGCCGAGGCCTTGCCGGTACCGAACAGGCCAATGAAGTAGCCGCCTTTGCGGCGCTCGGGAGCCCGTTCGATGAGCACGGGCTCCCAGCCGAGCTTGTGAAGCCGGATGGCCGTGGCGATACCGCTGATGCCGAGTCCAACCACCAGAACGCGGCGACGAGGTGTCGTTGAGTTCGTCATGATGTCCAGACAGTAAAGAGCGGCGGAATCCGTCACCAGAGCGTGGCTTGTGACGGAAATCGGCCTGGATTGGGGTTGGAGAACAAACCCCGCCGTCGGATTCACGGATGCATCATCAGTGGAATCCTCCATATCCACTTTCGACGGGAGGACGCACGGGAGTCTCACCCGAGGTCCTCCCCGGCGTGGGCCGTCGCTCGAGCAGACGTGGCAGACGCAAACGTACGCGGGTTCCCTCTCCCTCGCGGCTCTCCAGTTCCAGGCGGCCACCGTGTTGCAGCACGATGCCCCGGGCCAGGAACAACCCCAACCCCAGTCCCCCGCGATCATGGGGCGAGCCCGCATGGGCCCGGTAGAAGCGTTCGAAGACCCGCTCCCGCTGTTCCGCCGGGATGCCAATGCCCTGGTCGTGAATGCAGATCTCCACCACGTCCCCGTCGGGAGTGACGGCCACCTCCACGTCCTGGCCCATGGGTGAGTAGCGTGCGGCATTGTCGAGCAACTCGGCGAGCACCTGCGCCAACCGCGCGCGATCCCCGAACACCCACGTGTCGGGAACCGTCCGGAGGTGGATGGGATTGTTCGGGTGATTGGCGATGGTTCGGACGATGGCTGCCTCCACCAGCGCCCGCAACTCCACCTCCTCCTTCTCGAAGCGCAACTGGCCGCTCTGGAGCTGCGAGGCATCGAGCAGCGTCCGCACCAACCGATCCATGCGATCCACGCCGCGGCAGATGCCCTCGAGCAACCGGCCCAGGGCGGAGGAGGAGTTTTCCGCACGCCGGGCGAGCTGCGCGAAGGACTTCATCACCGTCAGGGGCGTCTTCAGCTCGTGCGCGGCCATCCTCACGAAGTCGCCCTGGAGGCGCTCCAGCTCGATGGCCTGGGTGATGTCGCGCGCCACCGACACCGCGGCGATGACGCGACCCGACTCGTCGCGGATGGGCGCGGAGTTCAGTCGGAGGACGAGCTGCTGGGGCGCTTGGGGCCCGGTGATGATGAACTCCGTGTCGCCCACCTGCTCGCCTCGCAGGGCGCGGTTCATGGGCACCTCATCGAAAGGAAGTGCCCGCCCGTCCAACCCCCGGGGGCGATGGTGCGGATACACGGAGTCCAGCCGGGACCCTTCGTGCATCGCCTGCCCGAAGAGCTTCAGCGCGGCCCGGTTGGCGAGGGTGATCACCCCCAGGGCATCGGTCACGACGACGGCATCGACCATGCCTTCGAGGATGGCGTGGAGCTCCGCCGAGCGCTGCCGTACCTGGGCGAGCAGCCGTTGCCGCTCTTTCTCCTGACGCTGGCGCTCGGCGAGCGTGCGCATCAGGGCGCGTGTCCGTTCCGAGCGGGCCATGGCCAGGCCGCTCGCCCCCAGTCCTCCCCAGAGCATCACACACAGGGCCACCACCAACCCCGCCTGCCGGTGAACGGCCTTGAAAAGCACACCTTCGTCCGTCGAAGCGAAGACCCTCCAGCCCACCTGGGGGACTCTCACCTCGGTGCGGTGCCGTCCCCGATCCAACCCCTGTTCGTGTTCCCACGTCCGCAACTCCACGAGGGTGAGTTCACACAGGGACCGCACGGGTCTGCCTCGTGCTCGTGCCCAGGCGAGCAGTTGCTCCTCCCGCGGGTGGGCGAGGAGCGCGCCAGCGGGGCTCGCGACATAGAGGAACTCCGAGGGAGACAGGTTGGCATGGCGGACCATGTCCGTGACCTGGGGGAGGAAGAGGTCCACGCTCACCACCCCGCGCAGCCGTCCCTGGTCGTCGAAGAAGGCCCTCGAGAGTGTCTCGTACGGCTGGTCCTCTTCGACGTAGGGCTCGGAGATGACGAGGCGGCCCCCGCGCGCGCGCGCCTGCTGGTACCAGGGTTGTCGGAAGTAGTCGTAGGCGGGCGTGGACCACTCATAGGTGAGGAGCGGAAGCGCTCCATGTCTCGCCACCTCCCGGTGGATGTAGGGCCCCATGTGGCGTGTGCCTGGCAGGAACCGACCGGGCTCGAACCACACACCGAGCCCGTAGATGGTGCTCTCGGGTGCGGAGGCCAGTACGCGGCGCATCAACTCCTCGAGCACGTGCTTCTCTTCGGGCGGGCCCGCGAGCACGGCCAGGGTATCCATGAGCTGCTCGGCGCCGCGCAACGTGGTGCTCAGTTGCGAGGCCAGCTCCTGGATGCGGGCCAGCTGTTGGGCCAGGGCCTCTTGCTCCTGGCCATGGCGGGCCCTCCTGTCGAAATCGAGCAGTCCGATCGTGAGCAGCACCCCCACCAGCACCGTCAGCAGCAGGGCGAGCGAGAGCGACCGGCGCGCGGTTGCCTTCTCGCGGCTCGAGGAGGAGCGGTCGTGGGTGCGCAACAGGTCGATGATTTCCTCCGGTCCAACCCTGATAGGTGGGGGTGGAAGCGCGGTCCGCCAAGACCGGTGCCCCACAAGCCCAAGCCCCCCTCCTGGGAGGACCCTCAGCGAGGCAAGCCCATGCGCCGTTCAGCGGCGCAGGAGACCTGCCTCGACGCCGCGGACGAGGTCCACCAGACGAGGGCCGAGGTCATTCATGAGGCGTTCGCGAGACAGCTGGAACGAGGGGCCGCCGCAGTTGAACGCCAGGATTTGACTGCCATCGGGCGGGATGAGGGCGACGCCCACTGCATTCACATCCGAAGTCCATTCACCGACGGAGAGCGTGAACCCATGGGTCCGGTACTCCTCGAGGGCCTGCTCGATGCCGGCGCGGATGTGCGGCCACTGGTCCGGCTCCTGCCTGGCGATGCGCTCCATCATCACACGTTGTTCCAGCTCGGGCAGGGCGGCGAGCAGCGCCCGCCCCATGGCCGTGGTCGCCAGCGGGATGCGTGAGCCAACGTCGAGGCGCACGGTCACCGCGGAGTGGGAGCGGCAGTGCTCCACGTACACCATGCTGAGCCGATCCCGGGTACCCAGGGAGACCATGGCGTTGACCTGGTCGGCCATTTCCTGCATCAGGGGCCTGGCCATCTGACGGGCGTTCATACTGGAGAGCGCCGCATAGCCCAGCGACAGCACCCCCGTGCCGAGCTGGTACTTTCCCGAGCGCTCCGAATATTTGAGATAGCCGAGCCGGGTCAGGGTGTGGGTCAGTCGGGAAATGGTCGGCTTGGGCAGGCCGGTGCTGGCCGCGAGCTCCCGGTTGCCGAGCAGCGGGGTGTGAGGCGTGAACGCACGGAGCACCTCGAGCCCGCGCGCCAGCGCCGTCACGAACTGGCGGTCCTTGGCCTCTTCCTCGTCTGGATCGTGCAAGAGTCCCACCGTCGGGACGATAGGCCCTCCAAAGACTTCGGGTCAATGCGAGTGCAAGCTGGTTTCGCCTGGCGAACAAGGAGTGGGGGAGTGCTGAGCGTCAACCTCCCGGGCTCGTCCAGGGGCTCGTGGGCCGCTCCAGGCACGTGAACACCGGAGAGCCCACGCCGTCCCCTTCGCTAGGGCTGGGTGAACTGTGTCAGCCAATCCAGGTTGGTCCTCAATGACCAGTCGTAGGTGCCCGTACGCCACTTCTGGTCCAGCGTGAGGCCAATGCAGCTTCCCTGACGCATGTAGCAGTGGTCGGCGGATCCATCCGAGGCCTCGGAATTCTCCACGATGTACCAACCGCTGGCGTTGTCGCGGAAGCAGGAGGTCGCCAACGGGCAGGACAGCCCTGTCATCGCCTGGATCTGGCTGCGCACGGTGAGCTCGGTCGCACCCATGAACGCGTCGTTTTC
Above is a window of Cystobacter fuscus DNA encoding:
- a CDS encoding ATP-binding protein encodes the protein MRTHDRSSSSREKATARRSLSLALLLTVLVGVLLTIGLLDFDRRARHGQEQEALAQQLARIQELASQLSTTLRGAEQLMDTLAVLAGPPEEKHVLEELMRRVLASAPESTIYGLGVWFEPGRFLPGTRHMGPYIHREVARHGALPLLTYEWSTPAYDYFRQPWYQQARARGGRLVISEPYVEEDQPYETLSRAFFDDQGRLRGVVSVDLFLPQVTDMVRHANLSPSEFLYVASPAGALLAHPREEQLLAWARARGRPVRSLCELTLVELRTWEHEQGLDRGRHRTEVRVPQVGWRVFASTDEGVLFKAVHRQAGLVVALCVMLWGGLGASGLAMARSERTRALMRTLAERQRQEKERQRLLAQVRQRSAELHAILEGMVDAVVVTDALGVITLANRAALKLFGQAMHEGSRLDSVYPHHRPRGLDGRALPFDEVPMNRALRGEQVGDTEFIITGPQAPQQLVLRLNSAPIRDESGRVIAAVSVARDITQAIELERLQGDFVRMAAHELKTPLTVMKSFAQLARRAENSSSALGRLLEGICRGVDRMDRLVRTLLDASQLQSGQLRFEKEEVELRALVEAAIVRTIANHPNNPIHLRTVPDTWVFGDRARLAQVLAELLDNAARYSPMGQDVEVAVTPDGDVVEICIHDQGIGIPAEQRERVFERFYRAHAGSPHDRGGLGLGLFLARGIVLQHGGRLELESREGEGTRVRLRLPRLLERRPTPGRTSGETPVRPPVESGYGGFH
- a CDS encoding IclR family transcriptional regulator, with product MGLLHDPDEEEAKDRQFVTALARGLEVLRAFTPHTPLLGNRELAASTGLPKPTISRLTHTLTRLGYLKYSERSGKYQLGTGVLSLGYAALSSMNARQMARPLMQEMADQVNAMVSLGTRDRLSMVYVEHCRSHSAVTVRLDVGSRIPLATTAMGRALLAALPELEQRVMMERIARQEPDQWPHIRAGIEQALEEYRTHGFTLSVGEWTSDVNAVGVALIPPDGSQILAFNCGGPSFQLSRERLMNDLGPRLVDLVRGVEAGLLRR
- a CDS encoding FAD-dependent monooxygenase: MTNSTTPRRRVLVVGLGISGIATAIRLHKLGWEPVLIERAPERRKGGYFIGLFGTGKASAERLGAMKTLVDRRSPRMQSYEVDRANHRYKGMSFVDVPGEPRPLLRGDMENSLFSALPEEVELRFSTVPTRFEQDGRGVDVTLAHTKSGTTTTERFDLVVGADGMRSTVRQLVFGPHEDFFYPLNYMIGACVLRNPVPGYATHEGLVLAEAGRSAWVFPFANHNPTVLFSYRVEDVAAQFRRPPIESLREAYGPEKTGPVLGYLLDEFEAADEYLFDSTNQVHMKSWHKGRVVLVGDSAWCLTLYSGMGASSGMAGGELLGNMLEKYPDDVELALSQWEAKLRPFISNMQLHGMKMRQFFTPSNEAQRFLRGATMRLMNNRLTGPLARKIIQGNKETMLDIVAQ